The following coding sequences lie in one Spirochaetia bacterium 38H-sp genomic window:
- the rlmN gene encoding 23S rRNA (adenine(2503)-C(2))-methyltransferase RlmN: protein MQKKQLCALLPDEIASLLDDAALYRGKQIFQWIHAHLVDNFDSMTNLPKDMRNRLIDSFCITNSKLGKIYAKEDSAEKAEILLEDSNIIETVLLEDGKGRKTACLSSQVGCAMGCSFCKTGSLGFARNLSAEEIVSQWLFLKKRYPELSHIVFMGMGEPLLNLENLKRAVEIITNPAGAGISKRHITVSTCGIVPGIMDIAEKGPDIRLAVSLITVIPEKRELIMPISKKYPPDDIKEALTFFQYKKNKRVTLEIVLIDGLTDTKEDMDMLVRFSRGLSVMVNLIPWNPIEGMDYKSPSEENIERFKDYLEKKGLAVTVRHRKGRSINGACGQLGKVIKRPYSQK from the coding sequence ATGCAAAAAAAACAATTATGTGCTCTTCTCCCCGACGAAATAGCTTCTCTACTGGATGATGCTGCCCTATACAGGGGGAAACAGATATTCCAATGGATACATGCTCATCTTGTTGACAATTTTGACAGTATGACCAATCTGCCAAAGGATATGAGAAACAGGCTGATAGATTCTTTCTGTATCACCAATTCTAAGCTGGGCAAGATATATGCAAAAGAGGATTCTGCAGAAAAAGCAGAAATACTGCTTGAGGATTCCAATATCATAGAGACTGTTTTGCTGGAAGATGGGAAAGGAAGAAAAACAGCCTGTCTTTCTTCTCAAGTAGGTTGTGCAATGGGATGCTCCTTTTGCAAAACAGGTTCCCTTGGTTTTGCAAGAAATTTAAGTGCGGAAGAGATTGTGTCGCAATGGTTGTTTCTAAAAAAAAGGTATCCAGAGCTGTCACATATAGTCTTTATGGGCATGGGAGAGCCTCTGCTGAATCTTGAAAATTTAAAGCGGGCTGTTGAGATAATAACAAATCCTGCGGGTGCAGGAATAAGCAAACGACATATAACGGTATCTACTTGTGGGATTGTGCCTGGAATAATGGATATAGCAGAAAAAGGACCAGATATCCGTCTTGCCGTATCACTTATAACGGTAATACCGGAAAAAAGAGAACTTATAATGCCAATAAGCAAAAAGTATCCGCCTGATGATATAAAAGAAGCTCTGACATTCTTCCAATACAAAAAGAACAAGAGAGTTACTCTCGAGATAGTTCTTATTGACGGGCTTACTGATACAAAAGAAGATATGGATATGCTTGTTAGGTTTTCCCGAGGATTATCTGTTATGGTAAATTTGATACCATGGAACCCAATAGAGGGTATGGATTATAAAAGTCCTTCTGAAGAAAACATAGAAAGATTTAAAGATTATCTGGAAAAAAAAGGCCTTGCGGTAACCGTAAGACACCGCAAGGGCCGTTCTATCAATGGTGCGTGCGGTCAGCTAGGAAAGGTAATTAAGCGTCCTTATTCTCAGAAATAA
- a CDS encoding alanine--tRNA ligase, whose translation MTGKELRQKYLDFFKEKGHAIISGFSLIPENDPTVLFTTAGMHPLVPYLLGADHPAGTRLADYQRCIRTGDIDSVGDPSHLTFFEMLGNWSLGDYFKEEAIKMSYEFLTSPKWLGIDPARLSVTVFAGDDDVPRDEESAAIWESLGIPKERIYFMSREHNWWGPAGQTGPCGPDTEMFLDTGKEACGPECKPGCHCGKYFEVWNDVFMQYNKKADGTFEPLSRKCVDTGMGLERTTAMLQGKRSVYETEFFTPIINAIEKRTGVTYGQEEEKDISIRIISDHIKAATFILGDERGVSPSNVGQGYILRRLIRRAIRHARKLGVTGNFISTPAEVVIEMYKEYYPLLEEKKSFILEELTAEENKFLKTLQKGEQEFEKLLPNLLKSTQKIIPGRIAFKLYDTYGFPIEITEELASEHGLSVDKEGFDKAFEKHQQLSKQGSEKTFKGGLADHSEETTKLHTATHLLHKALRMVLGEHVQQKGSNITAERLRFDFSHPDKMTPEQIKQVEDIVNQKIKEDLPVTMEVMTLDEAKKRGAMAFFADKYDEKVKVYSIGDFSMEVCGGPHVEHTGVLGLFKIQKEQSSSAGVRRIRAVLISENKDA comes from the coding sequence ATGACAGGAAAAGAACTTAGACAAAAATACCTTGATTTTTTCAAGGAAAAAGGACATGCGATAATATCAGGATTTTCCCTCATACCGGAGAACGATCCAACAGTACTTTTTACAACAGCAGGAATGCATCCTTTGGTCCCCTATCTCTTGGGAGCTGACCACCCTGCAGGCACAAGACTTGCGGACTACCAGAGATGCATAAGAACAGGAGACATAGACTCTGTAGGAGACCCCAGCCATCTTACATTTTTTGAGATGCTCGGTAACTGGTCACTTGGCGACTATTTTAAAGAGGAAGCCATCAAAATGAGTTATGAGTTTCTTACATCGCCAAAATGGCTGGGAATAGACCCTGCAAGACTTTCTGTAACCGTATTTGCAGGTGATGACGACGTACCACGTGACGAAGAATCTGCTGCGATATGGGAAAGCTTGGGAATACCCAAAGAACGCATATACTTTATGTCAAGAGAACACAATTGGTGGGGCCCTGCAGGACAGACAGGACCATGCGGACCAGATACAGAGATGTTCCTTGACACAGGAAAAGAAGCCTGCGGACCTGAGTGCAAGCCAGGCTGTCACTGTGGAAAGTATTTTGAAGTTTGGAACGACGTATTTATGCAGTACAACAAGAAAGCAGACGGCACATTTGAGCCACTTTCAAGGAAATGCGTTGATACCGGTATGGGACTTGAAAGAACAACCGCAATGCTGCAGGGAAAACGCTCCGTATACGAGACTGAGTTTTTCACCCCTATAATCAATGCAATAGAGAAAAGAACAGGAGTAACATACGGGCAGGAAGAAGAAAAAGACATCTCTATAAGAATAATATCAGACCACATCAAAGCAGCCACATTTATTCTGGGAGATGAGAGGGGAGTAAGCCCGTCCAACGTAGGTCAAGGATACATACTAAGAAGACTTATAAGACGCGCTATAAGACACGCAAGAAAACTTGGAGTAACAGGCAATTTTATCTCAACACCGGCAGAAGTAGTAATAGAAATGTATAAAGAATACTATCCACTTCTGGAAGAAAAAAAATCATTTATTTTAGAAGAACTTACAGCAGAAGAAAACAAGTTTCTAAAAACCCTGCAAAAAGGCGAACAGGAGTTTGAAAAACTGCTCCCCAATCTATTAAAAAGCACACAAAAAATAATCCCCGGCAGAATAGCCTTTAAACTCTACGATACATACGGCTTTCCCATAGAGATAACAGAAGAACTAGCATCCGAACACGGACTTAGCGTAGACAAAGAAGGCTTTGACAAAGCCTTCGAAAAACATCAGCAGCTTTCCAAACAAGGCTCAGAAAAGACCTTTAAAGGCGGACTTGCGGATCACAGCGAAGAAACAACTAAGCTGCATACAGCGACACACCTATTACACAAAGCACTTAGAATGGTTCTTGGAGAGCATGTACAGCAAAAAGGAAGCAATATAACTGCAGAGCGGCTTAGATTTGATTTTTCTCATCCGGATAAAATGACACCGGAGCAGATAAAACAAGTGGAAGACATCGTAAACCAGAAAATAAAGGAAGACCTTCCTGTTACAATGGAAGTAATGACATTGGACGAGGCAAAAAAACGTGGAGCTATGGCTTTCTTTGCTGATAAATACGATGAAAAAGTCAAAGTATATTCTATAGGAGATTTCTCTATGGAAGTCTGCGGAGGTCCACATGTAGAGCATACAGGAGTTCTTGGCCTCTTTAAGATACAAAAAGAGCAGTCTTCATCTGCCGGAGTAAGAAGAATAAGAGCTGTCCTTATTTCTGAGAATAAGGACGCTTAA
- a CDS encoding mechanosensitive ion channel domain-containing protein — MNNPIDLAKKILSYKPSIADIQFPFSVGDLLIGFILPILLTIIIYKLIIYWLGRILTRAGAKEETRTTVKLWVRRILRFFAFIIVFFLAFNLFGARIAEYLGKIYKILNEPILSSGQTNISLITIFMLIPVMYLATASGNITRSFLEKYVLDRVKNMDPSRRFTIASLTRYVVIVISAIIGLSFIGINISSLFVLLGVLGLGIGFGLQGLVANFFAGLIIISTRPIKEGDRILIGDVEGTVKEIRMLTTVVNTLLNESIILPNSRIVDQDVYNYSHFDRQVILRIPYQVSYNSDLHLVKNILLDAASQCPYRYKRKQADVLLRSFDSSGITMTLLVWINNVDDKYYAISWLNFYVWEQFKKHSIEIPYPQTDVHIKTLPDNITINKK; from the coding sequence ATGAACAATCCTATAGACCTTGCAAAGAAAATCCTATCATACAAGCCAAGCATAGCTGATATACAATTCCCATTCTCTGTCGGCGACTTGCTTATAGGCTTTATTCTGCCCATTCTGCTTACAATTATAATATACAAACTCATAATATACTGGCTTGGTCGGATATTAACCCGTGCTGGAGCAAAAGAAGAAACCAGGACAACTGTAAAACTCTGGGTAAGACGCATATTGAGATTCTTTGCTTTTATAATAGTATTCTTTCTTGCCTTTAATCTCTTTGGTGCAAGAATAGCGGAATACTTGGGAAAAATATATAAGATATTAAACGAACCCATACTAAGCTCTGGTCAGACAAACATTTCTCTTATAACAATATTTATGCTAATTCCCGTCATGTACCTTGCAACTGCAAGCGGTAACATAACAAGAAGCTTTCTGGAAAAATATGTTCTTGACAGAGTCAAGAATATGGACCCATCAAGGCGTTTTACAATAGCAAGCCTTACCCGTTATGTTGTTATAGTCATATCAGCTATAATAGGACTGTCCTTTATAGGTATCAACATCTCCTCCCTCTTTGTCCTCTTGGGAGTACTCGGGCTAGGAATCGGATTTGGCCTGCAGGGACTAGTTGCCAACTTTTTTGCAGGACTCATCATAATATCAACCAGACCAATAAAAGAAGGTGACAGAATACTCATAGGAGACGTGGAAGGCACAGTAAAAGAAATCCGCATGCTGACAACAGTAGTAAACACCCTCTTAAACGAGAGCATAATACTCCCCAACTCAAGAATAGTGGACCAGGACGTATACAACTACTCTCACTTTGACAGACAAGTCATTCTCAGAATCCCATATCAAGTATCCTACAACTCGGACCTACACCTCGTAAAAAACATCCTGCTTGATGCAGCCTCACAATGCCCCTACAGATACAAGAGAAAACAAGCTGACGTTTTGCTAAGATCATTTGACTCATCCGGCATAACAATGACCCTTCTTGTCTGGATAAACAACGTAGACGACAAATACTATGCAATAAGCTGGCTCAATTTTTACGTCTGGGAACAATTTAAAAAACACAGCATAGAAATCCCGTATCCTCAGACTGACGTACACATAAAAACCCTGCCTGACAACATAACAATAAACAAAAAATAA
- the pyrF gene encoding orotidine-5'-phosphate decarboxylase has protein sequence MSFFDRLSELSDKKDSLLCVGLDPRLSCEEESDVYSAIINKNKRVIEATVDYSIAYKPNSAFYEAYGPEGMRALEDTVKLIQDSGALCVLDVKRGDIGSTSEAYAAACYRWLNADAVTLNPYMGKDAVSPFLSHEGKGVFVLCRTSNPSACELEEKFLIGGQPVFERVAELAAEWGSNVGLVVGGNMPDVLVSLRQKYPDVWFLAPGVGAQGGSAYDAVLSGARADGKGVLVVVARAIYNAEDPAKAAADITEDIRRARRDIAKADKTSGQDYLKQKVLRGLIDANCFKVGDFVLKSGKRSPFYVDLRRVPSFPSLFENVVLAYAALAEGLDFDCIAGIPTAGLPFGAALAYALRKPLIYPRLSVKDHGTKSKIEGEYEAGQKVLLVDDLITTGGAKIEAAEILREAGLLVSDLVVLLERGAEGRKEMENAGIKLNAFAHIREFLPMCRDMGLIEEKDMQKMLDFAEGRA, from the coding sequence TTGAGTTTTTTTGATAGGCTTTCCGAGCTTTCTGATAAAAAAGATAGTTTATTGTGTGTCGGGCTTGACCCCAGACTTTCTTGCGAGGAAGAGTCTGATGTCTATTCTGCTATTATCAATAAAAACAAACGGGTTATAGAGGCTACTGTTGATTATTCGATTGCCTATAAGCCTAATAGTGCTTTTTACGAGGCATATGGTCCTGAGGGGATGCGTGCGCTTGAGGATACGGTAAAGCTTATACAGGATAGTGGGGCATTGTGTGTGCTTGATGTTAAGCGAGGGGATATTGGCTCCACTTCAGAAGCTTATGCTGCTGCATGCTACAGGTGGCTGAATGCGGATGCTGTTACTCTCAATCCTTATATGGGTAAGGATGCGGTAAGTCCGTTTTTGTCGCATGAGGGTAAGGGTGTTTTTGTTCTGTGCAGGACAAGCAACCCAAGTGCCTGCGAGCTTGAGGAGAAGTTTCTAATAGGAGGGCAGCCTGTTTTTGAAAGGGTTGCCGAGCTTGCAGCCGAGTGGGGGAGCAATGTTGGTCTTGTTGTAGGGGGCAATATGCCGGATGTTCTTGTTTCTCTTAGACAGAAGTATCCAGATGTCTGGTTTCTTGCTCCGGGTGTGGGAGCGCAGGGTGGTAGTGCCTACGATGCTGTTTTATCTGGTGCAAGGGCTGACGGCAAGGGTGTCTTAGTTGTGGTTGCAAGAGCTATATATAATGCAGAAGACCCTGCAAAAGCTGCAGCCGATATCACTGAGGATATAAGGCGTGCACGACGGGATATAGCGAAGGCAGATAAAACCTCCGGACAGGATTATCTAAAACAGAAGGTGTTGCGTGGGCTTATAGATGCCAATTGCTTTAAGGTTGGCGATTTTGTTCTAAAATCCGGCAAGCGTTCTCCTTTTTATGTAGATCTCAGAAGGGTACCGTCTTTTCCATCTCTTTTTGAGAATGTTGTTCTGGCGTATGCAGCTCTTGCTGAAGGTTTGGATTTTGACTGTATTGCTGGTATTCCTACTGCTGGTCTTCCTTTTGGTGCGGCTCTTGCTTATGCTCTAAGAAAGCCTCTTATCTACCCACGCCTGAGTGTAAAGGACCATGGGACCAAGAGCAAGATAGAGGGGGAGTATGAGGCAGGTCAGAAGGTTTTGCTTGTTGATGACCTTATAACAACAGGTGGAGCCAAGATAGAGGCTGCTGAGATACTAAGAGAAGCGGGTCTTCTTGTGTCTGACCTTGTGGTTCTGCTAGAGAGAGGTGCAGAAGGTAGAAAAGAGATGGAAAACGCAGGTATAAAACTCAATGCTTTTGCCCATATACGCGAGTTTTTGCCTATGTGCAGGGACATGGGACTGATAGAAGAAAAAGATATGCAAAAAATGCTTGATTTTGCAGAGGGAAGAGCATAA
- a CDS encoding alpha/beta hydrolase, translating to MKETTKPPTPEYTEINGQKTAYFRYNTKAKGMPILYIHGYNGTGLGISYIAPYLKEHPIYAPDWPGAGLSDKPQDPGYYYPSKYTDFFIKFMQKMGIEKAIIIGHSLGGRLASHLAYRAPDKTPLLILIDPYGFAVQDDNFAFQLSKFGPLVDLAFSFNNYDIAKNSIENSAFTSKEAVPPDYRDYILSALFQHNANDSLKLVTKYLIHRDYLDNILPGIKQPVLLLWGREDKVMKIIHAHEFTSRLGIVYFYSIEGQNHMPHIEQPQKIAEYIKNFLKIKKHN from the coding sequence ATGAAAGAAACAACAAAACCACCAACACCCGAATATACAGAAATAAACGGACAAAAAACAGCATACTTTCGCTATAACACAAAAGCAAAAGGCATGCCAATACTATACATCCACGGCTACAACGGCACAGGCCTTGGTATAAGCTACATTGCACCATACCTAAAAGAACACCCAATATATGCACCAGACTGGCCAGGAGCAGGACTCTCTGATAAACCCCAAGACCCGGGTTACTACTATCCCAGCAAATACACAGACTTTTTTATAAAATTCATGCAAAAAATGGGCATAGAAAAAGCCATAATAATAGGCCACTCACTAGGCGGCAGACTAGCAAGCCATCTGGCATACCGGGCACCGGACAAAACCCCACTTCTAATACTCATAGACCCATATGGATTTGCAGTACAGGACGATAACTTTGCATTCCAGCTCTCAAAATTTGGTCCACTAGTAGACCTTGCATTTTCATTCAACAACTACGACATAGCAAAAAACTCCATAGAAAACTCCGCATTTACATCAAAAGAAGCAGTTCCACCAGACTATCGCGACTACATACTCTCCGCCCTCTTCCAACACAACGCCAACGACTCACTAAAACTCGTAACCAAGTACCTCATACACAGAGACTATCTGGACAACATACTCCCCGGCATAAAACAACCCGTACTCCTCCTCTGGGGACGTGAAGACAAAGTCATGAAAATCATACACGCACACGAGTTTACATCCCGACTTGGAATAGTATATTTCTATAGCATAGAAGGACAAAACCATATGCCACATATAGAACAACCACAAAAAATAGCAGAATACATAAAAAACTTCTTAAAAATAAAAAAACACAACTAA
- a CDS encoding restriction endonuclease subunit R has translation MNEEMFNLIEDLKKDRRLFSFDEAATKQVVVLKILKALGWNPFNIDEIYPEYSVGSKRVDYALRYNMRDKVFIEVKKIREDLEKHQEQLLNYSFKKGVKLSILTNGISWWFYLPLREGSWEQRKFYTIEIYDQKTEDIVNKFEEFLSKENVISDRAVENAENLYKSRQKEYLTRETLPKAWNKIITEPNELLVELLADTTEKLCGYKPDNETAEEFLIKITQGTTTNTKKKIQTTTQPEYNKISDISSDSYSGKRIVSFTFKGTRYPVQSWKELLIKIVNLMLSAHKEQFNIVLNLAGQKRPYFTRNPNELRNPEKIDNTDIYIETNLSANSIVKLSKRIIASFEYNEEDFFIEAQ, from the coding sequence ATGAATGAAGAAATGTTTAATTTGATAGAAGATCTTAAAAAAGACAGAAGACTTTTTTCTTTTGATGAGGCAGCTACTAAACAAGTTGTAGTTTTAAAAATTCTAAAAGCCTTAGGTTGGAATCCATTTAACATCGATGAGATTTACCCAGAATATTCCGTTGGCAGTAAAAGAGTGGATTATGCACTTAGATATAATATGAGAGATAAGGTATTTATAGAAGTAAAAAAAATTAGAGAAGATTTGGAGAAACACCAAGAACAACTTTTAAATTATTCTTTTAAAAAAGGAGTAAAACTTTCAATATTAACAAATGGTATTAGCTGGTGGTTTTATTTACCTCTTAGAGAAGGCAGTTGGGAACAAAGAAAGTTTTATACAATAGAAATATACGATCAAAAGACCGAAGACATTGTAAATAAGTTTGAAGAGTTTTTATCAAAAGAGAATGTTATCTCTGATAGAGCAGTAGAAAATGCCGAGAATCTGTATAAAAGTAGACAAAAAGAATATTTGACAAGAGAAACACTTCCAAAGGCGTGGAACAAGATAATAACAGAACCCAATGAGCTTTTAGTTGAGCTATTGGCTGATACTACAGAAAAATTATGTGGCTATAAACCTGATAATGAAACAGCAGAAGAGTTTTTGATAAAAATTACTCAAGGTACCACCACAAATACCAAAAAGAAAATACAAACCACAACACAACCTGAATATAACAAGATATCAGACATTTCCTCCGATAGTTATAGTGGGAAAAGAATTGTATCATTTACTTTTAAAGGAACCAGATACCCTGTGCAATCATGGAAAGAGTTGTTGATAAAAATAGTCAATCTTATGCTTTCTGCTCATAAAGAGCAATTTAACATAGTTCTTAATTTAGCAGGACAAAAGCGACCATATTTTACAAGAAATCCTAATGAATTAAGAAACCCAGAGAAGATAGATAACACAGATATTTATATAGAAACAAACCTTAGCGCTAACAGTATTGTTAAGCTTTCAAAAAGAATTATAGCAAGCTTTGAATATAATGAAGAAGACTTTTTTATAGAAGCCCAATAA
- a CDS encoding class I SAM-dependent methyltransferase, giving the protein MTYIDTDKRIAAFFDDKKVIKYIEANKRYDDNPVITAIMGDFSDKLPLEENTFDILFSFYAGFISQSCKKYLRKGGILICNNSHGDASIAYTDLDYKFIAVIKRNNDRFTISDKNLEEYFIKKDKSPIDIKKVLAKMTGENFTKKAYAYIFTFSPMIRLEESSSL; this is encoded by the coding sequence ATGACCTACATTGACACTGACAAAAGAATTGCCGCATTTTTTGATGATAAAAAAGTTATAAAATACATAGAAGCAAACAAAAGATACGATGATAATCCTGTTATCACTGCCATTATGGGAGATTTTTCAGATAAACTCCCACTGGAAGAAAACACCTTTGATATTCTTTTTTCTTTTTATGCAGGCTTTATTTCTCAATCCTGTAAAAAATATCTTAGAAAAGGTGGAATTCTTATCTGCAACAACAGCCATGGAGATGCAAGCATAGCATATACTGATCTGGATTATAAATTTATTGCCGTTATAAAAAGAAACAACGATAGATTTACCATATCGGATAAAAATCTTGAGGAATACTTTATAAAAAAAGATAAAAGCCCAATAGACATAAAGAAAGTCCTTGCAAAAATGACAGGAGAGAATTTTACAAAAAAAGCCTATGCATATATATTTACTTTTTCTCCCATGATAAGACTTGAGGAGAGCTCTTCTTTATAG
- a CDS encoding carboxypeptidase M32, producing MDYKDVVAKIKDYYKEIYLLSHVQAILGWDQETYMPEAAIAERAEQAALLQSLIHKRRTSDELGRLLEEAGASSDRPAGAESLSDTDAAIVRETYREYSRAIKLPEELVVRFAQVTSRAQAVWQKARIEDDFGLFAPVLSEIVDMVREMASLYGYQEHPYDALLDEYEPYAKASDIKRIFDAVEAPIVELVQRIGEINQVDDSFLHYKTDKEEQKRLSLALLDKLGYDFKRGRLDVSAHPFTTTLGSDDVRITTRFLEDFLPSSIFGTIHEAGHALYEMGISADLHGTILADGVSLGIHESQSRFWENVIGRRRSFWQKNMQLISSAIPALSDVSAESFYKAVNKVKPSFIRVEADEVTYILHIILRFRLEMGMVDGSLEVNDLPDAWNQQTKALLGIVPKKYSDGVLQDIHWSFGGIGYFPTYALGTLYASQFAHAIEKELGSIDELIAKDRLADILSWLRDKIHKYGKIYPADELCRRATGESLNPEYFIKYIEGKYGDVYNLS from the coding sequence ATGGATTATAAAGATGTTGTTGCTAAGATAAAAGATTATTACAAAGAGATTTATCTCCTTTCTCATGTTCAGGCAATTCTAGGGTGGGACCAAGAGACTTATATGCCTGAGGCTGCGATTGCTGAGAGAGCTGAGCAGGCTGCGCTGCTTCAGTCACTTATACACAAAAGGAGGACTTCTGATGAGCTGGGACGCCTACTTGAAGAAGCCGGTGCGTCTTCCGATAGGCCGGCTGGAGCAGAGTCTCTGAGTGATACGGACGCTGCTATAGTGCGGGAGACTTATCGCGAGTACTCTAGGGCTATCAAACTACCAGAGGAGCTTGTTGTGCGTTTTGCGCAGGTTACCAGCAGGGCGCAGGCTGTGTGGCAAAAGGCAAGGATCGAGGATGATTTTGGTCTGTTTGCGCCTGTTTTGTCAGAGATTGTGGATATGGTGCGTGAGATGGCTTCCCTGTATGGATACCAGGAACATCCCTATGATGCACTTTTGGACGAATATGAGCCCTATGCAAAGGCATCCGATATCAAGAGAATTTTTGATGCAGTAGAAGCGCCTATCGTGGAGCTTGTGCAGCGGATTGGAGAGATAAACCAAGTGGATGACTCCTTTTTGCACTATAAGACGGATAAGGAAGAGCAGAAAAGACTGTCCCTGGCTCTGCTTGATAAACTTGGTTATGATTTTAAACGTGGAAGGCTTGATGTATCTGCACATCCTTTTACAACAACTCTTGGCTCCGATGACGTGAGAATCACCACACGATTTTTGGAAGATTTTTTACCCAGCTCTATTTTTGGCACTATTCATGAGGCAGGTCATGCCCTCTATGAGATGGGAATTTCTGCTGATTTGCACGGAACAATTCTTGCGGATGGTGTATCTCTAGGAATCCATGAGTCGCAGTCCAGATTTTGGGAAAATGTGATTGGCAGAAGACGCAGTTTCTGGCAGAAAAATATGCAGCTTATTTCTTCTGCAATTCCTGCTCTGTCCGATGTCAGTGCCGAGAGTTTTTATAAAGCCGTAAACAAGGTAAAACCTTCTTTTATAAGAGTGGAAGCTGACGAAGTTACCTATATTCTGCATATAATTCTGCGCTTTCGCCTTGAGATGGGCATGGTAGATGGTAGCCTTGAGGTAAACGACTTGCCGGATGCGTGGAATCAGCAGACAAAAGCTCTGCTGGGAATAGTACCCAAAAAATACTCCGATGGAGTTTTACAGGATATTCACTGGTCATTTGGTGGGATTGGCTACTTTCCCACATATGCGCTTGGTACTCTATATGCCTCTCAGTTTGCCCATGCAATAGAGAAAGAGCTTGGAAGCATTGATGAGCTTATTGCAAAGGATAGACTTGCTGATATCCTTAGCTGGCTTAGAGACAAGATTCACAAATATGGAAAAATCTATCCTGCGGATGAGCTTTGCAGAAGAGCTACGGGAGAGAGCCTTAATCCTGAGTATTTTATAAAGTACATAGAAGGAAAATACGGGGATGTCTACAACCTATCTTAA